One Sulfoacidibacillus ferrooxidans genomic window, TTCTGCAGCAGAGATGGCGAGCCGTGCAGGTAGTGGATTGACTATCGATGTAGCGCAAGTACCTTGTCGCGAAAGTGGCATGAACCCCTATGAGATTATGCTATCGGAGTCGCAAGAGCGCATGCTTGTGGTCATGCAGCAAGGACAAGAAGAAGTGGCTACAACCATTTTTGAAAAATGGAATTTACACGCGACGGTGATTGGCCAAGTAACTGATGACCAGATGTTGCGCGTATTGGAGCATGGGGACGTGGCGGCAGAGATTCCTGTTTTTGCACTGGTAGATGAAGCTCCTGTATTAGATCGACCTGCACTGCGCCCTGATTATCTAGATGCACTACAAGGCGCGCCACAGATCACTGAGTTAGGGGATGTAGTGGAGAAGTTGTGTGCACTGTTAGCGCGACCTACGATTGCAAGTAAAGAGTGGGTGTATGATCAGTACGATTCGATGGTGCGCACAGAAACGTTTGTTCGGCCGGGGTCCGATGCCGCTGTGGTGGGGATTCCAGGTACGCAAAAGGCGATTGCACTTGTGACAGATGGCAATGGCCGACACGTATATCTTGATCCCTATACAGGTGGGCTTAGGGCAGTTGCTGAGGCAGCGCGTAATATCGTATGCACTGGGGCACAACCATTAGCTGTAACGGATTGCTTGAATTATGGGAATCCAGAAAAGCCGGAGATTTTCTATCAACTCGAGCGTTCTGCAGATGGTTTATCTAAAGCTTGTGAGGCATTTGGGACGCCTGTCATTAGCGGCAATGTATCGCTCTATAACGAATCACATGGCGTAGATATTTACCCGACTCCGGTCATTGGTATGGTGGGATTGTTAGAGGACAGATCACAACTCATCACAAGTGCATTTCGCACAGCAGGGGATGAGATCTTTGTTCTAGGTGATTTAGAACGGATGCAAACAGCCGGACTGGGTGGATCTGAATACCTTTTTCTAGAAGGCGTTGATCAAGCGTTACAGTATCGATTGCCAGAAATTCATTTAGAAGCAGAGCTGGCTCTACAAAAATGCATGCTTGCATTGGCAAAAGAGAATCTCGTCCAATCGGCACACGATGTGTCAGATGGTGGTCTTCTAGTGGCCATCGCTGAGTCTGCGATGGCAGGAAATCTTGGAGCAAAGATCCAACTGAATGTAAGCCGTACGAATGCTGACCATGTTCTGTCAAATGAAGAAGTATTGTCGCTTTTCTTTGGAGAGGGCGCGAGTCTGATCGTGCTAACAGCAAAAGCAGGAAGCAAAGAGTTGATCGCGCGTATTGCTGCAACACATAGTGTACCACTGTTGCATGTGGGCAGTATAGAGGATTCTTCACATATTCATGTATCCATTGGCGATAAAGTCTACATGCAAGCACCAATAGAGCGACTTCAAGCAGCATGGCGAGGAGCGATTACATCATGGATGAAGCGTTAGACATGTTTGACAAAATGCATGAGGAATGTGGCGTTTTTGGGATTTTCGGTCACGAGCAGGCCGCACAGCTTTCTTATTATGGGCTATATGCTTTGCAACACAGGGGTCAAGAGAGCGCAGGAATTGCTGTGATTGATGGACACACGATGCACAGTCATCGTGGAATGGGGTTAGTGACAGAAGTATTTTCTGGTGATCGCTTACAAACATTGCCTGGATATGCTGCAGTGGGACATGTGCGGTACTCGACTACTGGTGAGAGTTCGATTCGCAATGCGCAGCCGCTTGTCTTTGATTTTCGGCAAGGCAATATCGCGCTTGCACACAATGGCAATCTCGTCAACGCACGGCAAATTCGCGATATTTTAGAACATCAGGGAAGTATCTTTCAATCGACAAGTGATACAGAAGTTGTAGCGCACTTGATCGCGCGAGGAATGTATAAGACGATTTCAGAGAATGTTCGCGAGAGCATGTCAATGTTAAAGGGTGCATATGCATTCGTCATTCTAACCGATCATGAGCTCATCGCTATGCGCGATCCACAAGGATTGCGGCCTATGGCACTTGGCCAATTGGATGGAGCTTACGTAGTAGCTTCCGAAACCTGTGCATTTGATACCATTGGCGCGACGTTTATTCGGGACATTGAGCCAGGTGAAATGCTGATTATCGATGATCAAGGCTTGCATGAGCAACGTTTTTCTGAATCATCGCGAAAGGCGTTATGTACATTTGAATACATTTATTTTGCTCGACCTGATAGCGACATCGACGGGTTCAATGTGCATATGGTGCGCAAACAACTCGGTAAACTTCTCGCACATGAGTCGCCAGTAGAGGCTGATGTAGTTATTGGCGTTCCTGATTCTAGCATTTCTGCGGCCATAGGCTATGCAGAAGAAGCACATTTGCCCTATGAAATTGGCTTGATTAAAAATAAATACAGTGGGCGAACTTTTATTCAGCCATCTCAGGAATTGCGGAGTTTAGGTGTTCGTTTAAAGCTAAGTGCCGTGAAAAAAATCGTTGCAGGTAAGCGTGTGGTCATGGTTGACGATTCGTTAGTTCGCGGTACCACAAGTGCGCGTCTTGTCAGTCTCTTGCGTGAAGCAGGGGCAACAGAAGTGCATGTTCGGATCTCTTCACCACCTGTGCGACACTCTTGCTTTTATGGAATCGACACATCAGCGCGCGAAGAGTTGATCGCTTCTAAACAGACGATAGCAGAAATTCAAGCGTTTATTGGAGCAGATAGTTTGGCCTATATGGAGGAAGCGACGATGCTCTCGGCATTTGGTGTGAAGGCAAATGAGAAACACGGTTTCTGTAATGCTTGTTTTACGGGCATGTATCCTACAGAAATATACCCGAGTTCTAAAACGATGCTAGAAGAGCGTGGAAAACAACCAGTAGAAAGGTAGGAGCATATGGCAGATATGTATCGAGCGGCCGGTGTCGATATTGACGCTGGCAATGAGACGGTAGAGCGCATTAAGCCACATGTGTTGCGCACGTTACGCAAAGAAGTGCTTGGGGGCATCGGTTCGTTTGGTGGTGGGTTCTTGTTTCCAAGTGATCGCTATCAGGAACCTGTACTTGTGTCTGGAACAGATGGCGTAGGGACAAAGTTGAAACTCGCTTTTGCGCTACATCAGCACGATACAATAGGCATAGATGCCGTTGCGATGTGCGTCAATGATATCTTAACTTCTGGAGCGGAACCACTCTTTTTTCTTGATTACTTTGCAACGGGCAAGTTACATCCAGAAGTTGCAGAGCAAGTCGTAAAAGGGATCGCTGATGGTTGCGTGGCATCAGGTGCCGCACTCATTGGTGGTGAGACTGCCGAAATGCCTGGAATGTATGGAGCGGGCGAGTACGATATTGCTGGGTTTGCTGTAGGTGTCGTGGAACGCGAGATGATGATCGATGGACATCTCGTTCAAGCAGGTGATCAAGTGATCGGCTTGGCTTCATCAGGACCACACTCCAACGGATATTCTCTTATTCGTAAATTAGTTGAGGATCATGGTCATTTCTATGATGAACCTTTTGGCGATGGCACAAAAACCCTTGGTCAGGAGTTACTCACTCCAACAAAAATATATGTAAAGTCAATCTTATCCTTATTGTCCACTGTATCCATACATGCCATGGCCCATATTACGGGTGGTGGGTTGTTAGAAAATATTCCTCGCGTGCTACCCGAAGGACTTGGCTGTGTTCTCGATCAGTCTGCATGGCCTGTGCCGCCGATCTTTCAATGGCTACAAAGTTTGCAGGAGATGGATGAACAAACGCTTTTTCGCACATGGAATATGGGCATAGGGTTTGTATTAGTCGTTTCGCGCACAGATGCAGTGCGGGTTGTGGAGGCACTTTCACACCTTGGAGAAGCAGCGTTCATCATTGGGCAGATTGAGTCTGGAGTATCTGGTGTCATCCTAACGTCAGACAAGAATTTGCGATGAAGACAGTCCAAATTGCCGTTTTCGCTTCTGGCGAGGGGACAAACTTTCGGCGTCTAGTGGAGAGTGAGCGTGCAGATGAGCTTGGCTGTGGGCATATCGCACTTTTGGTGAGTGATAAGCCGCATTCAGGTGCCGTTTCCTATGCAAGAGAGATGGGGATTGCCACGTTTGCACATACGCACAAGGAACTTCTTGGAAAAGAACAGTGGGAACTGGCTATATTGGAGGAAATGCAAAAACGCACCATTGATCTCATCGTGTTAGCTGGCTATATGCGTATCATTGGGACAAAGGTTATTGAAGCGTACACAAAGCGCATGATCAATCTACACCCGTCTCTATTGCCTGCATTTAAGGGACTGGATGCTATTGGGCAGGCACTTGCGGCGCAAGTCAAAGAAACAGGTGTAACCATTCATTATGTAGATGCAGACCTTGATGCAGGTCCTATCATTGCACAGCAGAGAGTTCCATTGGAACCATCTGATACGTATGAACAAGTAGCTAGACGTATTCAACGTGTCGAGCATGAGTTACTACCGCGGGTGGTCAAACAGTGGTGTGAAAAGGAGACTAGATGATGGCAAGAGCATTAATTAGCGTCTCAGATAAAACGGGCATTGTACAATTAGCGCAAACTTTAGAGGCGGCAGGTGTGGAGATCGTATCGACAGGCGGTACCTTTCGAACACTATCGCAAGCAGGTATTGCTGTACAAGAAGTTTCTCAAATCACTGGCTTTCCTGAAATGATGGATGGACGCGTCAAGACGCTACATCCACTTATTCACGGAGGGCTACTTGCATTGCGCGACAATGAAGAGCATATGCAAGCTGCGAAAGAACATCATATTGAGATGATTGATTACGTGATTGTCAATTTATATCCGTTTTCAGCAACGATTGCAAGAGCAGATGCAACGCTAGAAGAAGCTATTGAAAATATTGATATTGGTGGACCCAGCATGTTACGTGCTGCTGCGAAAAATCACGCATATGTCATCGTCTTGGTCGATCCAAGTGATTACGGGTGGGTTGGAGAGCGCCTGGCCGCGGGGGAAGGTTTTACGCAAGATGAACACTTTGCGCTTGCCGCAAAGGTATTTCGCCACACGGCAGCTTATGATGCACTGATTGCAGAGTACCTGACGAGACAAGCAGGAGAGGTGTTTCCAGAATCCATCTCACTGACGTATACAAAGGCACAGACTCTCCGGTACGGTGAGAATCCACACCAGCAAGCGGCGTTTTATACTTCGACGCAAAAGGTATATCCTTCGCTACAAACGGCTGTGCAAAAGCAAGGTAAGGAATTATCGTATAACAATATTCAAGATGCTAATGCTGCGCTATCGCTATTGCTTGAATTTAATGAACCAACAGTGGTTGCAGTGAAACATATGAATCCATGTGGCGTGGGGACAGGTCGCGATGCACATGAAGCATTTGTACGTGCGTATGAAGCAGACCCTATTTCTATTTTTGGTGGCATTGTAGCTTGTAATCGCATCATCGATGCAGATGTGGCTAAGCCACTGACGGAACTCTTTTTAGAGATTGTTATGGCACCTGGTTTTACTGAAGATGCTCTTGCGATTCTCGCTAAAAAGAAAAATGTCCGAGTACTTGAGCTTGGTGAGTTTGTGGAAGATCGGACATCTTCTGCTGAACATACGTTGCGCGATGTGCGTGGCGGATTACTAGTTCAGGAGTCTGATGTACGTGCATTAACACCTGCAGATATAACGGTGGTCACACATCGTGCGCCGACAGAAGAAGAGCTAAGCGAGTTGTTATTTGCTTGGAAAATTGTAAAACACGTCAAGAGTAATGCCATTGTTCTCACGAAAGATCACCAAACGGTTGGAGTCGGAGCAGGGCAGATGAATCGCGTGGGTGCAGCGAACATTGCGATCGCACAGGCGGGGGATCAAGCCGCAGGTTGTGCACTTGCTTCCGATGCGTTTTTCCCGATGCCAGATACGCTTGAAGCGGCAGCAAAGGCAGGCATTCGCGCTGTGATTCAACCTGGCGGTTCAATCAAAGATCAGTTGTCTATCGATGTGGCTAATGAATACGGAATTGCGATGGTATTCACCGGGGTACGGCATTTTCGTCATTAGAAAGGCGCAAGTCAAGAGGAGTGAGCATGTGAAGGTTCTCGTGATTGGCAGTGGTGCACGCGAGCATGCGATCGTTCGCAAACTTGTCTTAGATGCAAGAAAAGATTCGAGTGCGCGCGAGGTGTTTGTGTATGCGGCACCAGGGAATCCAGGGATAGGGATGTATGCTACGTGTGTGCAAATTGAAGTGACAGATATCGAACGTTTACTTGCATTTGCTATCGAACAGAAGATCGACTTAACGGTTGTGGGACCCGAGGCACCACTTGCGCTCGGGATCGTGGATCGATTTTTGGCGGCTGGTCTGCGCGTATTTGGCCCAACGAAAGAAGCGGCTAAGTTAGAATCAAGCAAAGCGTTTGCGCGTGAACTCGCAGAGCGGGCAGGTATACCTTCTCCTCATTTTAAGACTTTTTCTGATCCAGGCGCAGCGTGCAACTATGTGGAGAGCCTTACTGGTCCGATTGTTGTAAAAGCGGATGGACTTGCAGCAGGAAAAGGTGTTGTTATTGCAAACACAAGCGACGAGGCACAGAAGGTCATTTTGACGCTGATGGAAGAACACGCGTTTGAAGGTGCGGGAGATACTGTGGTTATTGAGCAATTTCTCGTGGGACGCGAGGTATCTGTGATGGCATTTGTCGATGATTCTGGATATGCTTTGATGCCGTTGATTGAAGATCATAAACAACTGTATGCGGAAGATAGGGGTCCAAATACGGGTGGTATGGGAACGTATGGTCCTGTCGACTTTGTGGGGGAAGATGCCCTACAGAAAATTCGTGCACAGGTATTTGATCGCGTATTGATGCAGTGCCGCAAAGAAGGCATCATATTTCGTGGAGTGCTGTTCGCAGGACTGATGATGGTTGACGGAGAACCGAATCTCATTGAATTTAATGTGCGCTTTGGCGATCCAGAGACGCAAGTCGCATTAGAGTTGTTAGAGACGGAGTTACTTTCTATTTTTGAGGCAGTTAGTGATGATCGAATGAATCAAACACCTATCCATTTTGCTGCAGATTCTGCGATTTGTGTAGTATTAACGTCTGCTGGTTATCCGGAATCGCCACGCAAAGGGGATGTTATTACAGGAATTGACGCTAGCCAAGATAGTGAATTTGTGTATACTTTACACGCAGGCACTCGTTTCAGTGAGCGTTCTTCAGATCTTGTCACGCATGGTGGTCGCGTACTATGCGTTGTTGCAAGAGGAGAATCGCTTGCGTTGGCGCGTCATCGCGCTTATGAACGTATTGCAACTATCTCTTTTATGGGCAAACATTATCGCGATGATATAGGGTTGCGAGAGTAGTGAGTGCATCAAGGCCTGACATGATATGTGGAGTTTTTGTGGATGATGAACCAAGGACATACTTCTAACCGTCTGTTTGCTTTGGCTGTGTTGATAGGTGGCGCTAGCTATGGATGCGTTTCACCTGTTGTGAAGATCGCGTATCATCATGGTTTTTCTGCTAGTGACGTGACTGCAGGACAATTTTATTATGCGATGATTATTTTGTGGGTGATCAGTTTAATTGCTGCTAAAGGTAAGCTGAGTTTTCGCGGGATTTCTCCCATGGACATATGGCGCATGATTGCACTTGGGTTACTTGGAACTGGAACTGCAATCTTTTATTACCGTGCACTGACCGTTTTGCCTGCTTGGCTCGCTATCATTCTATTATTTCAATTCTCTTGGATCACCTTTGTGATTGATTATCTCGTGCGTCGTAAAATCCCAACACATTGGCAGTGGTATGGAATCGTGCTTATTGTTTTAGGGACTGTGCTTGCCAATATTCATACGCAGGCTACACAGCATCTCTCCATAGTAGGCATGGTCGAGGGTGTATTGTCAGGCGTTTCGTATGCGCTGTTTTTATATATTAATGGGAGCTTGAAGGCGCAAATATCGCCATTTTTGCGTGCTGCAATGATTACGACAGTATCTTCCATTGCCGTTTCATGTATCTATGTGCCAAGTGTAGAGGTGTTTGTAGCTGCACGGCAGGGGATGTGGGTCTATGGAATGCTCATCGGTTTACTGAGTCAGGCGATTCCGACCTCGCTATTTGCGATTGGTATACCACGCGTGGGAGGATCTGCTGCAGCGATCTTATCTAGTTCAGAGTTGCCTGTAGCGGTCATACTCTCTGCGCTGATCTTACATGAACAGGTCGATGTGATCGCATGGTTAGGTGTCTTACTGATTATTATTGGTATTGTTGTGGGACAACGGCAACAGAGATATGGGATGAAATGGTCTGAGTAGAACGTCACATACCAGGTTAACGGAATGCTAGAAAGAGCATACTATTCGCGATCGTAGCTGATCGAAAGCAATGACGCGAGGAGGATGTGGCGTGGACAATAAAACGAGTTCCAAAGCAGATGAAAAAAGTGCAACGCGACTTTCGCCCTTAGCTTCAAAGAGTCAGTCGCGCGGAGAAAGTATAAAAGAAATGCAAGAGGAAGAGACGATGCAAAGTCGATCTGGACAGTAGGAAATTCTTACAAAGGACCGTATCTAGCTCTGATGTCATCAGGTAGATACGGTCCTTTGTTGTCTAATGGATACTAGCTACATTCTGTAACGAGTTGACTAAAGACAAGCTGATATGTATTGTAAAGATATATGTAAAGGATAGGAAGGTGTTAGCTTTTTGTTTAGCATACATGTGATATTGGGATTAGCGATTATTATTATTTCTGCACTTTTGTTACTGTGGAATGCTCTTCGGTTTGGCAATGGATGGAAACGTCCCGGTTTTGGACGCATTTTAATTGGATTGCTTGATCTACAGATAGTCATTGGGTTAATCGTGTTTATCGAACATCCCATTTGGGGGTGGTTTTTGTTACATCCCATCATGATGATTATTGTGGTAGGGCTCGCCCATGTGCTTGTATCGGAGAAACGCAAACCACAGACGCAGTTGATTGGATATTTATTGACTACTGTGTTGCTCATGGTAGGCGTATATTTTGCGATTAAGTTTGGTTGATCAACGAGTAGTCGATACATTGGCTATGAGGTAGATATCCACAAACATGATAGGACAGTTGGAATTAAACTGGAGGAATTTCTTCCGGTTTATTTTTATAAGTTTTATTGAAACTTTATGCACATAGATGTATAATGATTCAGGAGAGGGGTGACAGTATGCGAATGGCGCTACTGGGCGCTACCGGTTACGGGGGCATTGAAACGTTGCGAATTTTACAAGGCCGTACTGACGTAGAACAACTAATTGTTGGGTCGGATCGATACGCAGCACAAGCGATCGAGCAGGTTTTACCGCAATTTAGGGGATCTTCGATTGGCCAAGTACAGTTTACGAAGATGGCAACACTTGATGACTTTCCTATGGTGGATGTGGCCTTGTTAGCCATGCCGCATGGTGAAGCTCCAAAATATGTAGATCGATTGCTCGATCGTGGGATTCGCGTAATTGATTTTAGCGGCGATTATAGACTTCCTTATGACACTTATGAGTTGTGGTATCAAGCACCTGAAAGAGCACACTATGTACCTGGAGTATACGGATTACCTGAATTGTATCGCGATCACATCCGTAACGCCGAATTGATCGCAAACCCCGGGTGCTATGCAACTGCAGCTGAGCTCGCATGCATTCCGCTTATGGAGCAGCAAGTGATCGATCCTTCGCGAATGATCATCGATGCGAAGTCAGGAGTATCTGGAGCAGGAAGAAGCCCCAAGCTCGATTCTCATTTCGTGGAAGTTGATGGTAGTTTTCGTGCTTATAAAGTAGGGCAACATCAACATACGCCTGAGATTGAACGAATTTTACAAGATGCGATGGTGCGGGGCTCGACTAATCTAGAAAACGCCTTGGCAACACATGATCACAGTTCTGTGAGAGTGCTACTCACGACGCAGTTGTTGCCCATTAAACGAGGAATATACCTGACGGCATACGCACAATTGACAGGCACGATGACAACAGAAGAAGTAACGCATATGTACAAAAAGAGATATGAAACGGAACCTTTTATAAAGGTTTTGCAACCTGGCTACATGCCAGAGATCAGGCATGTAGTAGGCACGAATGAATGTCACATTGGCATTCATGTAGATGATCGAACACAAACCGTCATGATTGTAGCTACAATTGATAATCTCGTGAAAGGCGCTGCAGGTCAGGCGTTACAAAATGCGAATCTGATGCTTGGCATTAAAGAAACGACTGGCCTAGAGCAGACTGCATGGTGTTGAGGGGTGAACTTGTGCAAACCATTGTGTTGAAGTATGGGGGTAGCATGAAGGAAGATTCGACGTTGCTTTTAGAAGAAGTAGCGTATTACGCACAGCGTGGTGTGCGCTTTGTGATCGTTCATGGTGGCGGCCCCGAAGTGACACACTGGTTAGCACGTCTGGGTCACGAAACGGAATTTGTGCAAGGACAGCGCGTGACTGATGAATTTTCACTTCAAGTAGTAGAGATGGTGCTCGCAGGTCGTGTAGGCAAACGCATAGTGAGACAACTACAACAGTTTGGCATAGAGGCTATTAGCATAAGCGGAGAAGACGGGCCAATCATCGCAGCTACGTTGTATGAAGAGGGATTGCTTGGGTATGTTGGGCAAGTAGAAACGGTGAACACATCGCTATTAGAAGTGCTACTCGCTGCAAAGATTGTTCCAGTTCTCGCTCCACTTGGGCTAGATGCGGCAGGTCAGTTGTATAACATTAACGCTGATTTTGTGGCGGCAAGTCTTGCAGGGGCGCTGCGTGCAAATGCTTTTATATTAGCCACAGATGTATCCGGTGTGCGCGAACACGCACAATCTGCGCATACGCTGGATCGCCTTACGGCGGATGAAGCACTCGCTATGGTGCATGATGGGCGTGCAGTAGGCGGTATGATTCCGAAGTTGCAAGCAGCAGTCGGTGCGATTGCGCAAGGTGCAAAGGCGGCGTACGTGTTAGATGGTCAAAAAGCTGACACGCTACAACGTGTTTTAGAAGATCGTGCTGTTGGCACGCGCATTATGCCAAGTGAAATGGTGAGAGGAGGAACGGATCATGCCTGAATTACAAAAGATGGCTTCTTATACGCCACCATCCAATTATACACAGATACGAGAGATGGATCGTGAGCATGTGATGAGCACGTATGCTCGACAGCCGCTTGAAATTGTGCGCGGTGAAGGGGTCTATGTTTTTGACGGAGAAGAGCGAGCATATCTGGATTTTACAAGTGGGATTGCTGTGTGTGGACTTGGACATTGTCATCCAGCACTCGTTGCAGCCGCAACTGACCAATTGAACCAATTGTGGCACATCTCCAATATCTATTTAACTGCTCCACAGGCGGAATTGGCGGAGCGGTTGACGAGTATCAGCGGTATGGATCGGGTGTTTTTTTCGAATTCTGGTGCTGAGGCCAATGAGGCCGCGATTAAACTTGCCAGACGTTATGCGAAACATAAGTTTGGAGCGCATAAAGGTGATATTTTAACGTTTGCACATTCATTTCACGGGCGCACGATCGCAACGGTCACTGCGACTGCACAACCAAAATATCAAGAGGGAATTGGACCACTACCTGGTGGGTTTCGCTATATAGAAGAAGCGACGATGAAGTCAGTAAAGGCTGCAGTGACAGAGAAAACAGCGGCAATCATGATCGAACCCATTCAAGGAGAAGGCGGCGTTCGACCGTTTTCCAGCGAGTTTTTACACGAGTTACGAGAGTATTGCACAGAGATGGGATTTTTGCTGATCTTTGATGAAGTGCAAACGGGTGCCGGGCGTACAGGTGCGTGGCTTGCATGGCAGCGGATGTCTGTGAAACCGGATATTGTGACTATGGCAAAGTCGCTTGCAGGTGGCTTGCCGATGGGGGCGACGCTTGCCACGGAGGATGTTGCAAAGGCGTTTACGCCAGGCACTCATGGCTCTACATTTGGTGGCAATCCTGTAGCTGCACGAGCTGCGCTTGCTCTCATTGACATCGTGACGGCACCAGGTTTTTTTGATCAAGTGCGCCGTCGAGAGCAACAGTTATACGGTGAACTTGTGAAATTAGCTGCTCTGCGCAGTGATATCGTCGATGTACGCGGGCTTGGACTGATGTGGGGCATCCAATTAAAAACGGCGCGAGCAAGTGAAGTGGTGGATCGTGCGCGGGATCTTGGCTTGCTGTTGTTGACAGCTGGTGCCGATACCGTGCGGTTGTTGCCACCCCTGATTGTAACTGGGAAAGAAATAGAGAGTGCGGTTGCGATAGTCAACAAAGCATTAGGATAAGGGGGACTTGAACATGGGGATGGTAGCTGCTCGTGAAAGTGGTTTGAAGGGCACTCATTTTCTTGATTTTGGTGGGTGGACTGCACATGAAATGCACACAGTGCTGGCGCTTGCCAATGAGCTGAAGCAACAACGTGCGAGACATGAGGCGACTCCCTATTTGCAGGGGAAGACGCTTGGCATGTTATTTGATAAGGCGTCAACGCGCACGCGTGTGTCGTTTGAAGTAGGAATGTACGAATTAGGTGGTCATGCGCTCTTTCTCTCTGATCAAGCAACACAAGTAGGCCGTGGCGAGTCACTTGCTGATACAGCTCGTGTATTGTCGCGCTATGTGCATGGGCTTATGGTGCGTACACATGCGCACGCACGCGTGGAGCAATTGGCGCGTTATGCCACGGTGCCTGTGATCAATGGACTGACAGATGATCATCATCCTGTGCAAGTATTGGCAGACTTTATGACGATTCTTGAGCATAAAGGGCGATTGCGCGGACTGACATTGGGTTATGTTGGGGATGGCAACAATATGGCTCACTCACTGTTGCAGGCAGCTTCGATCGTAGGTATGGATATTCGTATTGCAGTTCCTAAAGGGTATGAGCCACGGGTAGATATTGTAGATCAAGCGCGGCGCAGAGCGATGGCTTTACATTCACAAGTCATCTTGACAGAAGATCCTAGTACAGCTGTTGAAGGTGCTGATATTGTATATACAGATGTCTGGGCGAGTATGGGGCAAGAAGAAGAGTCGGATAAACGGATCGTTGATTTTAAAGGGTTTGAGGTCAATGCAAAAATGCTCAAACGCGCACAGTCTGATGCTATCTTTATGCACTGTTTACCTGCACATCGCGGTGAAGAGGTTTCGGAAGAAGTATTAGAAGGTGCGCAGTCCGTGGTATTTGACCAAGCGGAAAATCGGTTGCATGCACAAAAAGCGTTGCTTGTAGCGCTGATGGGTGATCATCAATAAGGGGTGGAGAACATGGGGAAACAAAAATTAGTATTAGCTTATTCAGGTGGACTCGATACGTCAGTCGCGATTAAATGGTTGAGTGAAAAATCAGGATATGACGTGATTGCGTTATCGGCTGATGTGGGTGAAGGAAAAGATCTGGCTTTTGTCAAAGATAAGGCACTCTCCATTGGTGCGGTCGAGTCTTATATGATAGATGCACGGGAGCAATTTGCGGAAGAATTTATTTTGCCAAGTTTATATGCGAATGCCTTGTATGAAGGAGTATATCCGTTGTCGGCGGCGCTTTCACGACCGCTGATTTCTAAG contains:
- a CDS encoding aspartate aminotransferase family protein; the encoded protein is MPELQKMASYTPPSNYTQIREMDREHVMSTYARQPLEIVRGEGVYVFDGEERAYLDFTSGIAVCGLGHCHPALVAAATDQLNQLWHISNIYLTAPQAELAERLTSISGMDRVFFSNSGAEANEAAIKLARRYAKHKFGAHKGDILTFAHSFHGRTIATVTATAQPKYQEGIGPLPGGFRYIEEATMKSVKAAVTEKTAAIMIEPIQGEGGVRPFSSEFLHELREYCTEMGFLLIFDEVQTGAGRTGAWLAWQRMSVKPDIVTMAKSLAGGLPMGATLATEDVAKAFTPGTHGSTFGGNPVAARAALALIDIVTAPGFFDQVRRREQQLYGELVKLAALRSDIVDVRGLGLMWGIQLKTARASEVVDRARDLGLLLLTAGADTVRLLPPLIVTGKEIESAVAIVNKALG
- the argF gene encoding ornithine carbamoyltransferase; the encoded protein is MGMVAARESGLKGTHFLDFGGWTAHEMHTVLALANELKQQRARHEATPYLQGKTLGMLFDKASTRTRVSFEVGMYELGGHALFLSDQATQVGRGESLADTARVLSRYVHGLMVRTHAHARVEQLARYATVPVINGLTDDHHPVQVLADFMTILEHKGRLRGLTLGYVGDGNNMAHSLLQAASIVGMDIRIAVPKGYEPRVDIVDQARRRAMALHSQVILTEDPSTAVEGADIVYTDVWASMGQEEESDKRIVDFKGFEVNAKMLKRAQSDAIFMHCLPAHRGEEVSEEVLEGAQSVVFDQAENRLHAQKALLVALMGDHQ